In Rhodospirillum rubrum ATCC 11170, a genomic segment contains:
- a CDS encoding DUF4142 domain-containing protein, with protein MRSHRFFYALIVTATTAFGSAALAAEPAQSFVDKAAVGGLFEVESSKLALSHAQDAELKEFAQMMVRDHTKANESLETIAKQQKLTVPTKLDPPHEAKIEALKKAGDQIDKPYAKDQLEGHKTTIALFQGYVTSGDNAALKTFAQETLPTLEAHLTKIEGIAASMGVAN; from the coding sequence ATGCGTAGCCACCGTTTCTTTTATGCGTTGATTGTGACGGCGACGACGGCCTTTGGTTCGGCGGCCCTTGCCGCGGAACCCGCCCAAAGCTTCGTGGATAAGGCGGCCGTCGGTGGCCTTTTCGAAGTCGAGTCGAGCAAACTCGCCTTGAGCCACGCCCAGGATGCCGAGTTGAAGGAATTCGCCCAGATGATGGTTCGCGACCATACCAAGGCCAATGAGTCGCTTGAAACCATCGCCAAGCAGCAGAAGCTGACCGTGCCGACCAAGCTTGACCCGCCGCACGAGGCGAAAATCGAGGCTTTGAAGAAGGCCGGCGATCAGATCGACAAGCCTTACGCCAAGGACCAGCTTGAGGGGCATAAGACGACGATCGCCCTTTTCCAGGGCTATGTCACCTCGGGCGATAACGCCGCGCTGAAGACCTTCGCCCAGGAAACCCTGCCGACCCTGGAAGCGCATCTGACCAAGATCGAAGGGATCGCGGCGAGCATGGGCGTGGCGAACTAA
- a CDS encoding DUF3008 family protein, with protein MSAKSKAQQKAAGAALSAKRGKTKKSALKGASKEMVESMSESELRKLASTKLKGKPDHVAKAT; from the coding sequence ATGTCCGCCAAATCAAAGGCTCAGCAGAAGGCCGCCGGTGCGGCCCTTTCGGCCAAGCGGGGCAAAACCAAGAAAAGCGCCCTGAAAGGCGCCTCGAAGGAGATGGTGGAATCGATGAGTGAAAGCGAGCTTCGCAAGCTGGCCTCCACCAAGCTTAAGGGTAAGCCCGATCACGTCGCCAAAGCGACGTGA
- a CDS encoding ferritin-like domain-containing protein has protein sequence MTETPREHLIDWLRDAYAMEMQAENILEKMVSRLKAYPVLEARVSQHLVETRAQAEKVKGCLHQIDADTSAIKTGIASLMGTTQALSGALASDEIIKHAAFSLSFSHFEIATYVTVIAAAEVAGETSIKSTLESILTEEEAMAAWLREHLPGIVKQYLLTGEKR, from the coding sequence ATGACCGAGACTCCTCGCGAACATTTGATTGATTGGCTGCGCGACGCTTATGCCATGGAGATGCAGGCGGAAAATATCCTTGAGAAAATGGTCTCCCGCCTGAAGGCCTATCCGGTGCTGGAAGCCCGCGTCAGCCAGCACCTCGTCGAAACACGGGCTCAGGCCGAAAAGGTCAAGGGCTGCCTGCATCAGATCGATGCCGACACCTCGGCGATCAAAACCGGCATCGCCTCGCTGATGGGCACCACCCAGGCGCTGTCAGGGGCCCTCGCCTCCGATGAAATCATCAAGCACGCCGCTTTCAGCCTGTCCTTCTCGCATTTCGAGATCGCCACCTATGTGACGGTGATCGCCGCGGCCGAGGTCGCCGGGGAAACCTCGATCAAAAGCACGCTGGAGTCGATCCTGACCGAGGAAGAGGCGATGGCCGCTTGGCTGCGCGAGCACCTCCCCGGCATCGTCAAACAGTACTTGCTGACCGGCGAAAAGCGCTAA
- a CDS encoding DUF3100 domain-containing protein, which translates to MAMPRASSGLAADTIKVFACTALCVLVAETIGNVSVPLGGSYKVVLLPLLWALLLGAVWGLAANRLPAPVRIAKRHQTLAALLLQPALMLFIGKLGLMVGGNLPKIFDAGWALVFQEFGHFFGTMIFGLPVALLLGIKREAIGATFSVGREPSLAIIGEKYGMDSPEGRGVLAEYMTGTIFGAIFISIFAGFIAGLGLFDPRALAMGAGVGSGSLMAAASGAIAALQTPEIAKDVVTFAAASNLVTTTIGTYFTLFLSLPFTVWAYGVLEPILGRFGRAASPAAEPAAAAAKTAAAAPQEAAPAAKLSPATILTVWIIAGLMALIGNTITYKIIPDAAVFAGLAILLGTVIVGYGAYVATRKVVPAVVWVSLVAMALTYPGTPYAAEITALTGKLNFMALATPLLAFAGLSIAKDVPAFRKLGWRIVVVSLMANAGTFLGATLIAQFFMH; encoded by the coding sequence ATGGCGATGCCGAGGGCGTCGTCGGGACTGGCGGCCGACACGATCAAGGTTTTCGCCTGTACGGCGCTTTGCGTGCTTGTCGCCGAGACGATCGGCAATGTGAGCGTTCCCTTGGGCGGCAGCTACAAGGTGGTGCTGCTGCCGCTGCTTTGGGCGCTTTTGCTGGGGGCCGTCTGGGGCTTGGCGGCCAACCGCCTGCCCGCGCCGGTGCGCATCGCCAAACGCCATCAAACCCTGGCCGCCTTGCTGCTGCAGCCGGCCTTGATGTTGTTCATCGGCAAGTTGGGGCTGATGGTTGGCGGCAATCTGCCCAAGATTTTCGATGCGGGCTGGGCGCTGGTTTTCCAGGAGTTCGGTCATTTCTTCGGCACGATGATCTTCGGCCTGCCCGTCGCCCTGTTGCTGGGCATCAAGCGCGAGGCGATCGGCGCCACTTTCTCGGTCGGTCGCGAGCCCAGCCTTGCCATCATCGGCGAGAAATACGGCATGGACAGCCCCGAGGGCCGGGGCGTGCTAGCCGAATACATGACCGGAACGATCTTCGGCGCCATCTTCATTTCGATCTTCGCCGGGTTCATCGCCGGCCTTGGCCTGTTTGATCCCCGCGCCCTGGCGATGGGGGCGGGCGTTGGCTCGGGCAGCCTGATGGCCGCCGCCTCGGGCGCTATCGCCGCCTTGCAAACCCCGGAGATCGCCAAGGACGTGGTGACCTTCGCCGCCGCCAGCAATCTGGTGACGACGACCATCGGCACCTATTTCACCTTGTTCTTGTCGTTGCCCTTCACCGTCTGGGCCTATGGGGTTCTCGAGCCCATTCTTGGCCGCTTCGGCCGCGCGGCCTCTCCGGCGGCCGAGCCCGCCGCCGCTGCGGCCAAGACCGCCGCCGCCGCGCCGCAAGAGGCCGCGCCCGCCGCCAAGCTGTCGCCGGCGACCATCCTGACGGTTTGGATCATCGCCGGTCTGATGGCCCTGATTGGCAATACCATCACCTACAAGATCATCCCCGATGCCGCTGTTTTCGCCGGGCTGGCGATCCTGCTTGGCACCGTGATCGTCGGCTATGGCGCCTATGTGGCCACCCGCAAGGTGGTTCCCGCCGTTGTCTGGGTGTCGTTGGTCGCCATGGCCCTGACCTATCCCGGCACGCCCTATGCCGCCGAAATCACCGCGCTGACCGGCAAGCTCAACTTCATGGCTCTGGCGACGCCGCTGCTGGCTTTCGCCGGACTGTCGATCGCCAAGGACGTTCCCGCCTTCCGCAAGCTGGGCTGGCGCATCGTCGTCGTTTCGCTGATGGCCAATGCCGGCACCTTCCTGGGCGCCACCCTGATCGCCCAATTCTTCATGCACTGA
- a CDS encoding GntR family transcriptional regulator: MTSEPQAPPTAPLTDAALADEGAAKAAERIYGAIVDKILAGTIKPGDSLNELALAEAFGVSRTPVREALQHLSIAGLAERGARRAFMVRRLDLAELGDLFETMGEIEALCAQYSARRMTAMERRSLESTVAEGADMVKRGDQAAYTRLNGRFHQALFDGAHNDSLRDIARLVRVRTAPYREAQFRQTDRLASSQGEHEKILAAILSENAQEALSAMRTHVAATAMNVTRMLSKR, from the coding sequence ATGACCTCTGAGCCCCAGGCCCCGCCCACAGCCCCGCTGACCGATGCCGCGCTTGCCGACGAGGGGGCGGCCAAGGCCGCCGAACGCATCTATGGCGCCATCGTCGATAAGATCCTGGCCGGGACGATCAAGCCCGGTGACAGCCTGAACGAACTGGCCCTGGCCGAGGCCTTCGGCGTTTCGCGCACGCCGGTTCGCGAAGCCCTGCAACACCTGAGCATCGCCGGTCTGGCCGAACGCGGGGCGCGCCGGGCCTTCATGGTGCGCCGGCTTGATCTGGCGGAATTGGGCGATCTGTTCGAGACCATGGGCGAGATCGAGGCGCTATGCGCCCAATACAGCGCCCGGCGGATGACGGCGATGGAACGGCGCAGCCTGGAAAGCACGGTCGCCGAGGGGGCCGACATGGTCAAACGCGGCGATCAGGCCGCCTATACCCGGCTTAATGGCCGTTTTCATCAGGCGCTGTTCGATGGCGCCCATAACGACAGCCTGCGCGACATCGCCCGGCTGGTTCGCGTGCGCACCGCCCCCTACCGGGAAGCCCAGTTCCGCCAGACCGACCGTCTGGCCTCGTCTCAGGGCGAACACGAAAAAATCCTGGCGGCGATTTTAAGCGAGAACGCCCAGGAGGCCTTGTCGGCGATGCGCACCCACGTCGCGGCGACGGCGATGAACGTCACCCGCATGCTCTCGAAGCGCTAG
- a CDS encoding DUF2934 domain-containing protein gives MMTDDEKTTWENSVRERAYFLWLEDGCPEGQALRHWQAARQLLAIESESDATLIALDNAMEPAGESLEVAQAQGDVPGLTDQGEKQQIPVAPQADEIPGGQGQGQRQSARAGKRRR, from the coding sequence ATGATGACCGATGACGAGAAGACCACCTGGGAAAACAGCGTCCGCGAGCGGGCCTATTTTTTGTGGCTGGAAGACGGCTGCCCCGAGGGGCAGGCCCTGCGCCATTGGCAGGCGGCCCGACAGCTTCTGGCGATCGAAAGCGAGTCCGATGCGACTCTGATCGCCCTTGATAACGCCATGGAACCCGCCGGGGAGTCCCTGGAGGTCGCCCAGGCCCAGGGCGACGTGCCCGGCCTGACCGATCAGGGGGAGAAACAGCAAATCCCCGTTGCCCCGCAAGCCGACGAAATCCCCGGTGGCCAGGGCCAGGGCCAGCGCCAGTCCGCCCGCGCCGGCAAACGCCGCCGGTAA
- a CDS encoding FGGY-family carbohydrate kinase, with product MGGLVIGVDVGTASARAGVFDRKGHLLGRAEHPLEIGRPDPTHAEYQSEQIWEAVASAVRGAVSAAGVSGEDISGIGFDATCSLVVRDRQGLPLGVSTTGEDRWDTIVWMDHRALAEAQECTDTGHRVLGYVGGVMSPEMEIPKLMWLKRHFPQRWERAGFFFDLADFLTWKASGSTGRSQCTLTCKWTYLAHEPTGWQGDFLETVGLGDLLARGALPERATPIGQDLGFLTEEAAAALGLTTSCRVGAGLIDAHAGALGALGGTCGKPGIERHLALIAGTSSCLMALSADPHPTHGVWGPYFGAVLPGLWLNEGGQSVTGALLDHVIALHGAGGRPSAERHGAICARIAELRQSEGPAFAARLHVLPDFHGNRSPLADPGALGVISGLDLDRSFDSLCRLYWRTAVGIALGVRHILDALNAQGHAIDTLHITGGHIKNPLLMELYADATGCTLVQPRTEDAVLLGTAMVAATAAGLFPDLAAATKGMEAASIPRAPNPQAFERFTRDYRVFLMMHEHRQAIDRLR from the coding sequence ATGGGCGGGTTGGTGATTGGTGTCGATGTCGGAACGGCAAGCGCGCGCGCCGGGGTTTTTGACCGCAAGGGGCATTTGCTCGGCCGGGCCGAACACCCCCTCGAAATCGGCCGGCCCGATCCCACCCATGCCGAATACCAGTCCGAACAGATCTGGGAGGCCGTCGCCAGCGCCGTGCGCGGCGCCGTAAGCGCCGCCGGAGTCAGCGGCGAGGACATCAGCGGCATCGGCTTCGATGCCACCTGCTCGCTGGTGGTGCGCGACCGCCAGGGGCTGCCCCTTGGCGTTTCGACCACCGGCGAGGATCGTTGGGACACCATCGTCTGGATGGACCACCGCGCCCTGGCCGAGGCCCAGGAATGCACCGATACCGGCCACCGCGTGCTGGGCTATGTCGGCGGCGTGATGTCGCCCGAAATGGAAATTCCCAAGCTGATGTGGCTGAAGCGGCATTTTCCCCAGCGCTGGGAGCGCGCCGGCTTCTTTTTCGATCTGGCCGATTTCCTCACCTGGAAGGCCTCGGGCTCGACCGGGCGGTCGCAATGCACGCTCACCTGCAAATGGACCTATCTCGCCCATGAGCCGACCGGTTGGCAGGGCGATTTCCTGGAGACCGTCGGCCTGGGCGATCTGCTGGCGCGCGGCGCCCTGCCCGAGCGCGCCACCCCCATCGGCCAGGATCTGGGCTTTCTGACCGAGGAAGCGGCCGCCGCCCTTGGCCTGACCACGAGCTGCCGGGTTGGCGCCGGATTGATCGACGCCCATGCCGGGGCGCTGGGCGCCCTGGGCGGCACCTGCGGCAAGCCGGGGATCGAGCGCCATTTGGCGCTGATCGCCGGCACCTCAAGCTGCCTGATGGCGCTGTCGGCCGATCCCCATCCCACCCACGGCGTCTGGGGCCCCTATTTCGGCGCGGTGCTGCCCGGCTTGTGGTTGAACGAGGGCGGGCAATCGGTCACCGGAGCGCTGCTTGATCATGTCATCGCCCTGCATGGGGCCGGCGGCCGCCCCAGCGCCGAGAGGCACGGCGCCATCTGCGCCCGCATCGCCGAGCTTCGCCAGAGCGAGGGGCCGGCCTTCGCCGCCCGCCTGCATGTGCTGCCCGATTTCCACGGCAACCGCTCGCCTTTGGCCGATCCCGGGGCCTTGGGCGTGATCAGCGGCCTGGATCTTGACCGCTCCTTTGACAGCTTGTGCCGGCTTTATTGGCGCACGGCGGTCGGCATCGCCCTTGGGGTGCGCCATATCCTTGACGCCCTGAACGCCCAGGGCCATGCCATCGACACCCTTCACATCACCGGCGGCCATATCAAGAACCCGCTGCTGATGGAGCTGTATGCCGACGCCACCGGCTGCACCCTGGTTCAGCCGCGAACCGAGGACGCGGTGCTGCTGGGCACGGCGATGGTCGCCGCCACCGCCGCCGGCCTCTTCCCCGATCTGGCGGCGGCGACCAAGGGCATGGAAGCCGCCTCGATCCCCCGCGCCCCCAACCCGCAGGCCTTTGAACGCTTCACCCGGGATTACCGGGTTTTCCTGATGATGCACGAACACCGCCAAGCCATCGACCGTCTGAGATGA
- a CDS encoding cation:proton antiporter produces the protein MGWVVDSYIIVLVGFGALVLLTAWLPMVLREAPLSLPILCVAIGAAVFALPPLAGVVPRPQDHLPVIERVSEMLVILSLMGAGLKIDRPFGWKSWAVTGRLLAAAMPLTILGLALVGWLVLGLGAAAALLLAAALAPTDPVLASDIQVGPPNSGEENQTRFALTSEAGLNDALAFPFVHAALALAVAGKTGEPWLGHWLSVDIVWKLGAGLAMGVLVGHGLAWLLFRVPHRARLSRSGDGFVALGITCVVYGLTEMVQGYGFLAVFVAALTLRAGERRHAYQGTLHDFAEALERLLMMALLVGFGAALSGAGLLAGLTWEGVAFGLIALVVVRPLTAWIGLAGMGGPLAERAIISLYGIRGIGSIYYLSYALGRGSFDGEDLLWSTLAFTILVSIFLHGATVTPVMRAFERRQGRDTTPGR, from the coding sequence ATGGGATGGGTTGTGGACTCCTATATCATCGTCCTGGTCGGCTTCGGCGCGTTGGTTCTGCTGACTGCGTGGTTGCCGATGGTTCTCAGGGAAGCGCCCTTGTCGCTTCCCATCCTGTGCGTGGCCATCGGCGCGGCGGTTTTCGCCCTGCCGCCGCTGGCGGGCGTGGTGCCCCGGCCCCAGGATCATCTGCCGGTGATCGAGCGGGTCAGCGAAATGCTCGTCATCCTGTCGCTGATGGGCGCCGGACTGAAGATCGACCGTCCTTTTGGCTGGAAAAGCTGGGCCGTGACCGGGCGGCTGTTGGCGGCGGCGATGCCGCTGACCATCCTCGGGCTGGCCTTGGTTGGCTGGCTTGTGCTGGGGCTGGGGGCGGCCGCGGCCCTATTGCTGGCGGCGGCGCTGGCGCCCACCGATCCGGTGCTGGCCAGCGATATCCAGGTCGGCCCGCCCAATTCCGGCGAGGAAAACCAGACCCGCTTCGCCCTGACCTCGGAGGCCGGGCTGAACGACGCCTTGGCCTTTCCCTTCGTTCACGCCGCCCTGGCCCTGGCCGTCGCCGGCAAGACCGGCGAGCCGTGGCTTGGCCACTGGCTAAGCGTTGATATCGTCTGGAAACTGGGCGCCGGTTTGGCGATGGGCGTTCTGGTCGGTCACGGCTTGGCGTGGCTGCTGTTTCGTGTTCCCCATCGGGCGAGGCTGTCGCGCTCGGGGGATGGCTTCGTCGCCCTGGGGATCACCTGCGTCGTTTATGGCCTGACGGAAATGGTCCAGGGCTATGGTTTTCTCGCCGTCTTCGTCGCCGCCCTGACCCTGCGCGCGGGTGAGCGCCGTCACGCCTATCAGGGGACCTTGCATGATTTCGCCGAGGCCCTTGAGCGGCTGCTGATGATGGCCCTGCTGGTCGGGTTCGGCGCGGCGCTCAGCGGAGCGGGCCTCTTGGCGGGGCTTACCTGGGAAGGGGTGGCTTTCGGCCTGATCGCGCTGGTCGTGGTCCGCCCACTGACCGCCTGGATCGGTCTGGCGGGCATGGGCGGCCCTTTGGCCGAAAGGGCCATCATCAGCCTTTATGGCATTCGCGGCATCGGCTCGATCTACTATCTGTCCTATGCCCTGGGACGGGGGAGCTTTGACGGGGAAGACCTGCTGTGGAGCACCCTGGCCTTCACCATCCTGGTCTCGATTTTCCTGCACGGCGCGACGGTGACGCCGGTGATGCGCGCCTTTGAGCGCCGGCAGGGGCGCGACACCACGCCCGGCCGCTGA
- a CDS encoding gamma-glutamyltransferase family protein — MRDFFRVGRDPVLAREAMIATSHPLSTAAGLEILSAGGTAVDAALAAVAVQSVVDPLMTGIGGDCFALYAPAKGDVVALNGSGRAPLAASVSRLKALGVGEITQTSPHAITVPGAVGAWTKLHGDYGRLPLATLFARAIAYAEGGYPVTPRVAHDWAREAALVAGDSGAAAVFLPDGRAPVAGARHAQPKLGDQLRAIARDGAAAFYLGPTAEALVAYLQGLGGLHTLDDFACGLEDAEYVTPISTIYRGHEVFECPPNGQGLAALMILNILSGFDLSDDLALADRLHLQAEATKLAYYHRDALIADPAHLPYPPDALLAPEVAETLRRRIRMDRVLAPALWTEPEHKDTVYLCVVDGQGNAVSLINSIFHGFGSTHLDPATGILLHSRGASFRVIEGHPNAIGPRKRPMHTIIPGMVRKDGKTVMPFGVMGGQYQAAGHAAFLSGVLDRRLDVQQAIDAPRAFGFGGTLEVEPTVEAGVLAALAARGHRVTTAANPIGGAQAIWIDPQSGLLAGGSDQRKDGCALGF, encoded by the coding sequence ATGAGAGATTTCTTTCGCGTTGGGCGGGACCCCGTGTTGGCCCGCGAGGCGATGATCGCCACCTCCCATCCGCTCTCGACGGCGGCCGGGCTGGAAATTCTGAGCGCCGGCGGCACGGCGGTGGACGCGGCCCTGGCTGCCGTCGCCGTGCAAAGCGTCGTCGATCCGCTGATGACCGGCATCGGCGGCGATTGCTTCGCCCTTTACGCCCCGGCCAAGGGCGATGTGGTCGCCCTGAACGGCAGCGGCCGGGCGCCTTTGGCGGCCAGCGTGTCGCGCCTGAAGGCCCTGGGGGTGGGCGAGATCACCCAGACCAGCCCCCATGCCATTACCGTGCCCGGCGCGGTCGGCGCCTGGACCAAGCTGCATGGCGATTACGGACGGCTGCCGCTCGCCACCTTGTTCGCCCGCGCCATCGCCTATGCCGAGGGCGGCTATCCGGTGACGCCAAGGGTGGCCCATGATTGGGCGCGCGAAGCCGCCCTGGTCGCCGGCGACTCCGGGGCGGCGGCGGTTTTCCTGCCCGATGGCCGGGCGCCGGTGGCCGGGGCGCGTCACGCCCAACCCAAGCTTGGCGACCAATTGCGCGCCATCGCCAGGGACGGGGCGGCTGCCTTTTATCTGGGGCCGACCGCCGAGGCGCTGGTCGCCTATCTTCAGGGGTTGGGCGGGCTGCATACCCTTGACGACTTCGCCTGCGGTCTGGAGGACGCCGAGTATGTGACGCCGATTTCGACGATTTATCGTGGTCACGAGGTCTTTGAATGTCCGCCCAATGGCCAGGGGCTGGCGGCCTTGATGATCCTCAATATCCTGTCGGGCTTCGATCTGTCCGATGATCTCGCGCTCGCCGACCGCCTGCATCTGCAGGCCGAGGCGACCAAGCTCGCCTATTATCACCGCGACGCCCTGATCGCCGATCCGGCCCATCTGCCCTATCCGCCCGACGCGCTGCTCGCCCCCGAAGTCGCCGAGACCCTGCGTCGGCGCATCCGCATGGACCGGGTTCTGGCCCCGGCCCTGTGGACCGAACCCGAGCACAAGGACACGGTTTACCTTTGTGTCGTCGATGGTCAGGGCAATGCCGTGTCCTTGATCAATTCGATCTTCCATGGCTTCGGCTCCACCCATCTCGATCCGGCGACGGGGATCTTGCTGCACAGCCGTGGGGCGTCGTTCCGGGTGATCGAGGGACATCCCAACGCCATCGGTCCGCGCAAGCGCCCGATGCACACCATCATTCCCGGCATGGTCCGCAAGGACGGCAAGACCGTGATGCCCTTTGGCGTCATGGGCGGCCAGTATCAGGCCGCCGGTCACGCCGCCTTCCTGTCGGGGGTGCTCGATCGCCGTCTCGATGTGCAGCAAGCCATCGACGCCCCGCGCGCCTTTGGCTTTGGCGGCACGCTGGAGGTCGAACCGACCGTCGAGGCCGGGGTGCTGGCCGCCCTGGCGGCGCGCGGCCACCGGGTGACGACGGCGGCCAATCCCATCGGCGGCGCCCAGGCGATCTGGATCGATCCGCAAAGCGGCCTGCTGGCCGGCGGCTCCGATCAGCGCAAGGACGGCTGCGCTTTGGGGTTCTAA
- a CDS encoding fructose-bisphosphate aldolase — MPHMLGKQIRQSRIIDPKSRRGFCIAFDHALQLGSCQGLERPEESLDQMAEAGVDAVILPLGSALTYGPRLVGNGGPKLILRLDQTTMWREGTPLDYADGHTRLVASVEDAVMLGAEAVITYLFVGHNDPAEETAAFRANSEINAAARKMGIVHIIETMGARHALAANVHDGDFVRFHSRIGCEMGADIIKTDWPGSVAALRQITAELPVPVMLAGGPGNGGDRGTLERVHQIMEGGAAGILFGRSIFQARSPLAVMKACRAIIHDRASVEEAAEGAGGLSAAA; from the coding sequence CGCCTTCGATCACGCGCTGCAGCTGGGATCGTGCCAGGGCCTGGAGCGCCCCGAGGAGTCCCTTGATCAGATGGCCGAGGCCGGGGTGGATGCGGTGATCTTGCCCTTGGGCTCGGCGCTGACCTATGGGCCGCGACTGGTGGGCAACGGCGGCCCCAAGCTGATCTTGCGTCTGGATCAAACGACGATGTGGCGCGAGGGCACGCCCTTGGATTACGCCGACGGCCATACCCGTCTGGTCGCCTCCGTCGAAGACGCCGTGATGCTGGGCGCCGAGGCGGTGATCACCTATCTGTTCGTCGGTCACAACGATCCGGCCGAGGAAACCGCCGCCTTTCGCGCCAATTCCGAGATCAACGCGGCGGCGCGCAAGATGGGCATCGTTCATATCATCGAAACCATGGGGGCGCGCCACGCCCTGGCCGCCAATGTCCATGATGGGGATTTCGTGCGCTTCCATTCGCGGATCGGCTGCGAGATGGGCGCCGATATCATCAAGACTGACTGGCCGGGCAGCGTCGCGGCGCTGCGTCAGATCACGGCGGAGCTGCCGGTTCCGGTGATGCTGGCCGGCGGGCCGGGGAACGGCGGCGACCGGGGAACCCTCGAACGGGTTCACCAGATCATGGAGGGCGGGGCGGCGGGCATTTTGTTTGGCCGCTCGATCTTCCAGGCCCGCTCACCGCTGGCGGTGATGAAGGCCTGCCGGGCGATCATCCACGACCGCGCCTCGGTCGAGGAGGCAGCCGAGGGGGCAGGGGGATTGTCCGCCGCCGCCTGA
- a CDS encoding sulfite exporter TauE/SafE family protein produces the protein MTAFTVQQLIPFAIALVVTGAFTGVLAGLLGVGGGIVIVPVLFVIFELFDLPLETAMHIAVGTSLLTIIPTSIASMRAHNRRGAIDWSLVRLWGPFLFFGAALGGIASRFLGGDYLKAIFGILALAVAINMGMPRKLILADALPKRRSLQGAMSAVIGFFSSLMGIGGGTLAVPTLTAFSFPVHRAVGSASAFGLIISVPAMAGFIWSGWDVAGRPPYSLGYVNLVAAGLIVPMSMIMARYGASLAHSLKPDNLKRVFAAFLAITALRMLWTVFSA, from the coding sequence GTGACGGCTTTTACGGTTCAACAGCTCATTCCCTTCGCCATCGCCCTGGTCGTCACCGGGGCGTTCACCGGGGTTCTGGCCGGATTGCTGGGCGTCGGCGGTGGCATCGTCATCGTGCCGGTGTTGTTCGTGATCTTCGAGCTGTTTGATTTGCCGCTCGAAACCGCGATGCATATCGCCGTCGGCACCTCGCTTCTGACCATCATTCCCACCTCGATCGCCTCGATGCGCGCCCATAACCGGCGCGGGGCCATCGACTGGTCGCTGGTGCGCCTGTGGGGACCCTTTCTATTCTTCGGCGCGGCGCTGGGGGGCATCGCCTCGCGGTTTCTCGGCGGCGATTACCTGAAGGCGATCTTCGGCATCCTCGCCCTGGCGGTCGCCATCAATATGGGGATGCCGCGCAAGCTGATCCTGGCCGACGCCTTGCCCAAACGCCGCTCGCTGCAAGGCGCGATGTCGGCGGTCATCGGCTTTTTCTCCTCGCTGATGGGCATTGGCGGCGGAACCTTGGCCGTGCCGACCCTGACCGCCTTTTCCTTTCCCGTGCATCGCGCCGTCGGCTCGGCCTCGGCCTTCGGTTTGATCATCTCGGTTCCGGCGATGGCCGGGTTCATCTGGTCGGGCTGGGATGTCGCCGGGCGGCCGCCCTATTCGCTGGGCTATGTCAATCTGGTGGCGGCGGGGCTGATCGTTCCGATGAGCATGATCATGGCCCGCTATGGCGCCTCTTTGGCCCACAGCCTGAAGCCCGACAATCTGAAGCGGGTTTTCGCCGCCTTTCTGGCGATCACCGCCCTGCGCATGCTGTGGACCGTGTTCAGCGCCTGA